In the Anaerolineae bacterium genome, TTCGGTCCAGCCCTCGCCAGAGGGGAGGCAGGAGAATGGCTAAAACAAGGGCCGCCAGGGCCGTTGACCAGAGCAGGACGGCGTTTGGGTAAAAAACATTGCGGTTGGCCAGGGCCGCGCCGGCCAGGCTGAAAAAGAGAATGGCGAACAAAATGAGGGTGATCAGAGCATAACGGATAGCCCGGCCCATCAGTATTCTTAGGTCGGGGGTGTGGTAACTTAAAACGGTGTAAGCAATCAGGATACCGGCAATGGTCAACAAAAGGACCCCGGCCCAGGCAAAAATCGGGACCCAAAATATGACCAGGCCGCCGGAGGTCAGGAGAATAATGACGATCAACCAATAACGCAGTTTATTGAGATATTGGGTGGGGTATTTGCGCTTTCTAAATTCCAGCGACAGGGTGACGAGGGCCACCCCAATGGCCACAATCCAGCCTAACCCGGCCATGATCACCGCGGGCGTGCCCAATTGATAGAGCGCCAGCCCCATCTGCATGGCCAAATTGACGGTGATTTGTTCTAAACCAAAAAAGTTAAAAATAAAAAGCGCCCACAACAGCAAAATAAGGAGGGCTGCGGCCCAATACCAGATCAAAACTTTCCGGCTTTTCCTGGTAAAATTTAAGGTGAGCACGCCAAAGGCTAAAACCATGGCCAAAAGGGTAAACTCGATGACCGGACGGTAGACGCCGCTGATGAAGGTGGGTAAGTTTAACGCATCGGCCAGTAACACCAGCCCTAACCACAAACCCAGCCCCATATAAAGCAATAAATAAAAAATAACACTTTCTTTGGAGCGTAAACGCAGCGCGGCCAGGATGACTGAAAAGCCAAAAACCAGGGCGGCTATGGAGGCGGTCATAAATTCAGGGGTTGTTAGCGCAATGTAATTCAATTTAGGCCTCGGCAAATAGGGGTAACTATTTGATTGTAACACATATTTGTAAAAGTTGGTAATACTGCATGAGTAATGGTGTTATTGGGGGGGATTTTGGGCTGTCCCTCTTTTCACCAGGCGCGTAATGCCAAGCAGGGGGCGTCCGCTTCGTTCGTAAAAAGCCTCCTCAATATCTTCCTCCAAATGCAGAGGGCGATAGAGGGCCTTAAATTCAGCGCTGCGATCAAAAATAATTTCGTCCGGCGCGCGCCACAGATAAAGGGTGGTTGGCCGGGCGATAAGAGCTTGCAGGCGAGTTGTTAAGTCTTGATCAGATTCCCAGGCATAACCAAAAACCTCAACAGGCGTTACCCGGCCGGCGGTAAGGTAAGTTACGGGAGCGGCCAGGCCCCAATCCATTGCGGCCACCGGGCCGGCGGCGTTATGGGCCAACCAATCGCTTAAATCGTAGATGGCGTCGGAATGACTGCTCAAACCGCCGCTTTCGGCCAGAGAGACATGGTAACGGAGGGTGGTAAACAAATTTGCGCCTACGAGCAGGCAAAGGCCAATGGGGAAAATAGAAGACGCCAAAAAGCGTAGATGGGGTCTATAGGGGAATAAATACCATCCGGCCACAGTCAAGGCGATGGCGGGCCAGGGCATTAGCAGGGCAAAGTGAGTGACCCACAACGCGGAAACTGTCCCGATACTGCCCAAGACGACCAGGCTTATCACCAAATAGGGGAAGATGGCTATTTTAACCAAGGATAGGGTAATAAAAGAAGGGGAGAGGATAATATTTCGTATAGCCAAAAAAGCTACCAAAAACAAAAAGACACTCAAACCAAAAACGGGTAGGGAAGTGCCCCTTATGTTTCCCAAATACCAAAGATGCGTGCCGTTTTGCATTGTCAAAAATTGCGCCAGCCGCGTCCATAGGTTAGCGCCAAAGGCCAAATTGTTAACGCCATAGTAAGATGTGGCCGCATTGCCGCTAACGCTCAAAAATGTGCCGTGAGTTTGCAGGTTATAAACAAGCAACGGCCAGCAGCCCAGCAAAAAAGCGCAGGCTATCCGGCCAACCTCTTGCACGGAAAAAGGCCATTTTTTTTGAAAAAGTTCGTTAGTGTTCAATAGACCACGCATGAACCGCAATACCGGGGACAAATTGAGCAGAATAACCGCTCCCACCAGAGCCGCCATTAACCACACAAAAAGTAACTTGGCGTAAAGACCCAGACCAAACAAAAACGCCCCGGCGAGCGACCAACGCCTGGAGCCACCGCGCCAGCGCCACAGCCAGCACAGCGTGGCCGCCAGGCCAATAGGGGCGGTAACGGCTGTTACAAAAATGCCCTGTCGATTCCAAAAAACAAAGGTGGGGTCCACGGCTAAAAGCAGCGCCGCCGCTAATCCCACCCAATGATTGCGGGTCAGTTGGCCGGCCAGAGCATAGGTCAGCCAGATTGTTATAGCCCCAGTGACAATTGACATCACCCGCAGAGCGGCCGGGGTGGGGCCCAAAATAGCCAAAAAAGGGATGACCAGGTAAGTGTTGATGGCCCCAATGTAATCCTGGGTCATCAGCGGAAAAATATGCCCGCCTATTTTTAAACCATGTTCTCTAAAAGTAGTAATCGGCTGCGCCTGCAACAGTTGCAGCGCCGGCACGGCCTCAAACGCTTCGTCGTAATGCAAGCCGGGCAAATTGAGCTGGTACAGGCTTAGCCCAAAATAAAGGAGCAAGATACCGCCAAGGGCAACCAACCGTTTTCTCTTTCTCATTTCTATTCTTGGGCCAGCAGGTATATATTAGCCACCATGGCCTCATAAATCCAGCCGGAGGCATAAATGCGGATAGATTTGATAAAAACAGGTTTGGCCGGACCAAGCGTGGTTAACAAATTGACCGACTCGTAAGGATACCAGATGAAACGCGCAATCCGCTCGCTGGAATTATCGGGTTGATTGTAGAGCACAAAATTTTCCGGGGGCGGGTCAAAGTAAAAACCGTGAAACCAATCGCGATCATTATTATCGGCATCTTTGTAAGCCACATGCAGCATGATGGGAAATTCTGAGCCAAGATGCCCCCCCCCTGGCAGGGATTGTTTCATCAAACGCACCTCGGCAAAAACCCGCAGCGATTGAAAATCACGCACGTCTTTGTTGACCTGTTGGGTAACGCCGGTTTCTGAGTGAACATTGTCTTGTCCTTCACTGCGCAGCACCAATACGTCCCGGCCAATAAATGTAGCCACTTCGACCGTGGTTGTCACCACCTCAATCGGCTCAATTTGGTAAACTTCCCAGGTTTCTGCAAATGTATCCGGTTTGAAGTCACTATTGACCAACAAATTTTGGGCCGCCGGCAGGGGGGCGGCAAAAGAACCGGCGTCTACCACCGCCCGCTCACTGGTGTTAAGGACAATGGCCTGCCCCTGGCCGGTCACCGTGGCTTGCCCCAGCCGGGTAGTGACCTGCACTTCGGCCTGGTTCACTTCAACAGAAAAACTGCCCTGGCCCAACTTTATCCCGGCATAGGGGGTCAAAATATCAAAGGCCACGTCTTGCCGGCTGCGGGCCGAAGTAGCTCTGACCCGGCCCTGTTGCAGTTCAATAGTTATTTGGGCCGGGTTTGGGCTAAGACCAAAACGAGGCTCCCTGGCTTCACGCAGCACAATGCGGGTATTGCTGTACATAGTCAGGCTGCTGTCGTCAAAAAAGGTCAAAATAGCCTGGGAGGTATCATCGGTAAAAATGGTGGCCAATTCGGCCACAGCGGTTGTATTCCCGTCGGTGAGAGAGGAGGATAATTCGGCCTCAGCGGCCGCGCCAACCGCGTTGCCAAATAAAACCGTCCCTCGCACCGAAGTTACATTAACCGGGGAAGGGACGGTAGCATTGACCACGTACCAATAAATACTAAACGGTACAAGCACCGCTAACAGGCAGAACGTGACAAAGGCTGTAGATAAAATAAGCCAGGCCACTTGCCCAGGTCGCTCTTGTCTTAAATTAATAAAATGGGTTCTAAGATTGAATTTCATGCGGCCATTATTTTACCATAGCATCAATTTATTCAGAAGTCAGCACGCTCACCTGGCCGATTTCCACACCACCGCCCAAGCCCACCATCACGCCCGGCTCCGGTTGATAATACAGCCCCACGCGCAAGCGATACCGGCCGGGCAAGGTGTTGGCCGGGATGGTCAAAGTATGCCGGTCGCGCAATATTTCGCCAATTTGCCAGCGGCTGGAGGGATAAAACACTCCGCCCGGCAGATGGTCGTTTTGGGTGACCCCTTGACCCTCACTATTGAGCAAATGCACGTAACTGGTGTAATCAACGGATAAAACCTGTTCCGGCTGCCAATAGAGGGTAACGGCGATTTCATCACCGGGCAATACCCTTTCCGCCGATAGATCGTGGCCCAAAAGTTTAACGCTTTCGGACTGATTTGACTCGGACGTTACTCCTGAAAAAACTACCTCATACCGATGAGGGGGTAGGGTGGGGTCGGGCGCGGCTCGATAAAGCGCGTCCTCTTGAACCAGCGTCGCTTTAAGGCTCAAGCCGGGCATTGATTTGATGAGATACACCGGCCGCCCCGAAGCCAGGGCCTGGTCCAATACCAGCCCAACGTTGGCATAGGCCGGATCAGGCACAATGAGCGGGAAAAGGCCCAGCAAATCAGGCCGCCGGCCCTCAACATATTGGTAATACCACAAGGGCATCATCTCGTTGCGGTCGTTGCTCAACAAAACAGCCCCGGTGGGGATCGGTTGGGCCAGGATTTCTGACCAACGCTCACGAGCAGCGGTGTTGTTTTTTTGGTTGACGACGGCCCAGTTGCGCGTCACCATTGGCAGTACGGCCAACAAAAAACAGGCGCTCACCAGCCCCACGACCAACATCCGGTAAATTTTTTGGCCCAATCGCTGCTCCATTTCTCCAAAAACAGGCCGGGCTTGGGGCGGGCCTGCTTTACGCCGGACAAAACTACCGGCCAGCCAATGCGCCAAGCCCAAACTGCCCAGCCCCATCCACAAACATACCAAAAGCCAGATGGGAATAAACAGTACAAAAACATCACCGATGAAATAAATCAAATTAAAAAGCAGAAAACCCAGGCTGCCCAGCCCGGTCAAGACAAGTAAATCGAATTGTTGGCGCAGCCAGAGGGTAAGCAGGCCGGCCAGCGCCAAAATAAGGCCCAGCCACCCCACCTGCTGCTGCAAAAGTTGCCAAACCAGGACAACCCGGCTAATCTCAACGGCGTCCGGCTGTAATTCCCCGGCAAAAACCATGGCCGTAACGTGGCGCAAAAAGCCGGCCAGGGAGTTATCATACAGCGTCAAAATTTGGTGGTCGCTCAGGGCCAGGGTGGCGTAGGGCGTGCTTGGCGCAATCAGGGGCAAATAAAGGTAGAGCAGCAGCGGGCTGATAAATAAGATGCCGTGGACAAACAACGTCCGGGCCGGTTCCCTTGACTTTTTGGCCTCGCCGGAATGAGGCGATTTTCTTGCGGCAGCAATGTTTGGGCCGGCCGGCCAGAGCAAAAATAGAACCAGAGCCGGCAGCAGCAAAATAGTGGTCAGATGATGCGTTAAACCAACGGCAAAAGCAAACGTGAGGCATTTGGCGGGCCAGGAATTTAAATTTGGGAACGAAAAAACCCGGGCGTTGCCTCTGAGTTGCAGGGCCAGATAAAGAATAAGCGCCATCAACATGGCGTGAAGCGCATAAACCTCGGCCACAATCGCCTGGCTCCAAAAGGTGGGACTTATGGCAAAGGCGGCGGCGGCAATAGCGGCAGAAATGAGCCGGGCGGGGAGGGGGGTGTCGGGCAGAGTCATATCCAGCAATTGCCGTGCCACAACATAAGTTAAGCTTATTGTTGCCGCCGCAAACACTGCCGAGAGCAAATTCATCCGCCAGGCTACTTCACCCAACGGAAACAAATGCGTCCACAGCCAGCCCAACAAAATATACAGCGGATAGCCGGGGGGGTGGGCAATGCCCGGCAGCCAGGGCACAAATTGAAACTCCCCGCTATCGGCTTCTAAAACAGTGGGGGCGAGTGTAGTGATATAGAGGGCCAGGGCCAATAAGGCCAGCCCCAAACCAACCGGCCAATCAGAACAACGAACCTGTTTCAAGGAGGGCATATTGCCAAACATAGCCGGGCATTATAACACGGAATCTAGGCAGTGATAAACAGACCGCCTCAATCTAGCCGCTTCGTATAGTAGTTAGCAAGGCAAAAAAATCAAAAACTTCAATCAGGAAAGGGGGGAGAGAGCAATTACAAACTATAAATTCCGCGCTTAAAAAGGGCACTCTCTTTTTGAGAGTGCCCGGGTCAACATAGCCAAACAAGGAGCGAGTAACTATGTTAACATGCTTAGTTTACCGCAAAACCTCAACTTAATCAAAAAATTGAGGCTTATCCATAAATCTGGCGGCAAAAGGTTGACAAAAAGACAGGGTTAGGGTAGAATTTCTTTGTGTTTTCACTTCGCAAAATATTATTTTTGCGAAGTGAAAACTGAAATTGGGCGACTTTTCGCCCCCTATCCACAGAAAGGCGTTTACAAAATGGACATCCCTAAAAATATTGACCAAGCCCTGGAATTATATTTAGAGGAAATCGGCAAAAGCCGGGCCGGCAGCACCCTGAACACCTACCACTACACTATTCAGAAGTTCAAGGGTTCGTTGACCGCTCACAATGTTGTTCCGGCCCAAACCCCACTATCCGAAATGAGCAACGAGTGGATACACTGGTTTCTGGACGACCTGCGTACCCTGGAACCAACCACCGAACGCAGCTATTTAGCTCCCATCATTGGTTTTTACGAGTACGTGGTCGCCAAAAATTGGCTCAAGCTCAACCTGACCGAACTGCGTTATTTCATCAAACGCCGGCAGCGAAAACTTCCCGAAAAAGCGCATCGTTTCCCCAAACGCCAGATCGAAAAACTGCTCAAATCTCTGGACGAAATTTCCAACGGCCCCTTTAAAGACGACCGGGAGCAACTGACCATTCTGCGGGACCGCGCCCTGCTTTATATGCTGGCCGATACCGGCCTGCGCGTTTCCGAGGCCTGCTCGCTTAAGCGGGGTTATGTTGATTTTGCGGAAATGGAGTTATACGTGGTGGGCAAAGGCAATAAAGAAGCCCGAATTCGCATTTCCCCCCGTACCCTGGAGTGCCTGCAACGCTATCTGGAAAAACGAACCGACCTGGACGCTGTACAAACCCCCGCCCCGGCCAACCTGCCTCTCTTTGCCCGGCACGATAAACGGGTCAGCAAGCGAGTGATAGCATTATCACCCCGCGCGGTCCAGCAGTTAATTGATCGGTGGGTGTTGAGGTTTTTGGGCGCTGTATATCTATACGAAATTACCCCACACACCTTCCGCCATTATTTTGTCACCACTGTTCTGCGCAGCACCGGCGGCGACGTGGAAGTAGCCAAAAAGCTGGCCCGCCACGCCGACATCTCCACCACTATGCGTTACGCCCACCTGAGCGACGAGGAGTTGGATAGGGTTTATTATGATATTTTTGGTGTAAATGTAATGTAAACTCTAAATTTTCATTGCACTGAATTGCGTTTTTGCATTGCCCTACAGGGTAAATTCATCGAATTTGTTGCACTTTCGTACATTTTTGCATTGCCCTGTCTCCGACAATGGCCTGCTATCCTCTTTTGTGGCTCAGTGCAAGATTTCATTAGTACAAAGTTTCACGTTTGCGAAATCCTTTCGCTTTTGCTTCACAGAGTATTTCTCCATCCAAGTATATCCACGCAGTACCTTCTGTGTGTAAGGACCGGCGCAGAGTAACTTGATGTTTCGGCCAATATTTGAGTAAAGGGTCTGTAAAATGTAATCCCTCAAAAACCACTTCGCCTTTGGTTGAAATTGTGGCATCATATTCCGGCAGTAACAAGCGTAACACGGAAAACAGTGCTATAGCCCACCAGAGATTTATATTTCTCAGTTAAATCAGCCTGTACCCTCCTGGGACCATATCCGTGGATGCGGTGCAAATAGTTATCGAAAACCCTGTCAAAATGGTCTTGGCCCATCACCCTGTTGGTCAAATCCACGTC is a window encoding:
- a CDS encoding Mu transposase C-terminal domain-containing protein yields the protein MLLPEYDATISTKGEVVFEGLHFTDPLLKYWPKHQVTLRRSLHTEGTAWIYLDGEILCEAKAKGFRKRETLY
- a CDS encoding DUF2723 domain-containing protein, coding for MPSLKQVRCSDWPVGLGLALLALALYITTLAPTVLEADSGEFQFVPWLPGIAHPPGYPLYILLGWLWTHLFPLGEVAWRMNLLSAVFAAATISLTYVVARQLLDMTLPDTPLPARLISAAIAAAAFAISPTFWSQAIVAEVYALHAMLMALILYLALQLRGNARVFSFPNLNSWPAKCLTFAFAVGLTHHLTTILLLPALVLFLLWPAGPNIAAARKSPHSGEAKKSREPARTLFVHGILFISPLLLYLYLPLIAPSTPYATLALSDHQILTLYDNSLAGFLRHVTAMVFAGELQPDAVEISRVVLVWQLLQQQVGWLGLILALAGLLTLWLRQQFDLLVLTGLGSLGFLLFNLIYFIGDVFVLFIPIWLLVCLWMGLGSLGLAHWLAGSFVRRKAGPPQARPVFGEMEQRLGQKIYRMLVVGLVSACFLLAVLPMVTRNWAVVNQKNNTAARERWSEILAQPIPTGAVLLSNDRNEMMPLWYYQYVEGRRPDLLGLFPLIVPDPAYANVGLVLDQALASGRPVYLIKSMPGLSLKATLVQEDALYRAAPDPTLPPHRYEVVFSGVTSESNQSESVKLLGHDLSAERVLPGDEIAVTLYWQPEQVLSVDYTSYVHLLNSEGQGVTQNDHLPGGVFYPSSRWQIGEILRDRHTLTIPANTLPGRYRLRVGLYYQPEPGVMVGLGGGVEIGQVSVLTSE
- a CDS encoding glycosyltransferase family 39 protein, yielding MRKRKRLVALGGILLLYFGLSLYQLNLPGLHYDEAFEAVPALQLLQAQPITTFREHGLKIGGHIFPLMTQDYIGAINTYLVIPFLAILGPTPAALRVMSIVTGAITIWLTYALAGQLTRNHWVGLAAALLLAVDPTFVFWNRQGIFVTAVTAPIGLAATLCWLWRWRGGSRRWSLAGAFLFGLGLYAKLLFVWLMAALVGAVILLNLSPVLRFMRGLLNTNELFQKKWPFSVQEVGRIACAFLLGCWPLLVYNLQTHGTFLSVSGNAATSYYGVNNLAFGANLWTRLAQFLTMQNGTHLWYLGNIRGTSLPVFGLSVFLFLVAFLAIRNIILSPSFITLSLVKIAIFPYLVISLVVLGSIGTVSALWVTHFALLMPWPAIALTVAGWYLFPYRPHLRFLASSIFPIGLCLLVGANLFTTLRYHVSLAESGGLSSHSDAIYDLSDWLAHNAAGPVAAMDWGLAAPVTYLTAGRVTPVEVFGYAWESDQDLTTRLQALIARPTTLYLWRAPDEIIFDRSAEFKALYRPLHLEEDIEEAFYERSGRPLLGITRLVKRGTAQNPPQ
- a CDS encoding FecR domain-containing protein codes for the protein MAWLILSTAFVTFCLLAVLVPFSIYWYVVNATVPSPVNVTSVRGTVLFGNAVGAAAEAELSSSLTDGNTTAVAELATIFTDDTSQAILTFFDDSSLTMYSNTRIVLREAREPRFGLSPNPAQITIELQQGRVRATSARSRQDVAFDILTPYAGIKLGQGSFSVEVNQAEVQVTTRLGQATVTGQGQAIVLNTSERAVVDAGSFAAPLPAAQNLLVNSDFKPDTFAETWEVYQIEPIEVVTTTVEVATFIGRDVLVLRSEGQDNVHSETGVTQQVNKDVRDFQSLRVFAEVRLMKQSLPGGGHLGSEFPIMLHVAYKDADNNDRDWFHGFYFDPPPENFVLYNQPDNSSERIARFIWYPYESVNLLTTLGPAKPVFIKSIRIYASGWIYEAMVANIYLLAQE
- a CDS encoding tyrosine-type recombinase/integrase, producing the protein MDIPKNIDQALELYLEEIGKSRAGSTLNTYHYTIQKFKGSLTAHNVVPAQTPLSEMSNEWIHWFLDDLRTLEPTTERSYLAPIIGFYEYVVAKNWLKLNLTELRYFIKRRQRKLPEKAHRFPKRQIEKLLKSLDEISNGPFKDDREQLTILRDRALLYMLADTGLRVSEACSLKRGYVDFAEMELYVVGKGNKEARIRISPRTLECLQRYLEKRTDLDAVQTPAPANLPLFARHDKRVSKRVIALSPRAVQQLIDRWVLRFLGAVYLYEITPHTFRHYFVTTVLRSTGGDVEVAKKLARHADISTTMRYAHLSDEELDRVYYDIFGVNVM